In the genome of Succinivibrio dextrinosolvens, the window AAAGCTTGAAGGTATTTTAAAGAGTCGTTCCATAAATATAAATATGGGAATGCCTTCAATGTCCAAGTATACAAAAGGCGGCTTTATAAGACGAGGATTCTTAAGGAAGAAATCCTATGAAATTATGAAGGGACTCAATTTACGTCCTCTCGATGTAGATAGGGCAATTGGTACCTTATCTGGCGGTAATCAGCAGAAGGTGATTATTGGAAGATGGTTAGCCTCCGGTACAGAAATCTTCCTGTTTGATGAACCTACAAGAGGTATTGATGTTGGTGCTAAAAGCGAAATCTATGATGCCATTGAAGAACTCGCAAAGCAGGGAAAAGCTATTTTGGTTATTTCTTCAGAAATGCCGGAAATCATCAGAATATCAGATCGAGTAATGGTAATGAGAGATGGCGAAATTGTAGCTCAGCTCGAAGGCGAGGATATAAATGAGGCAACTATTGGCCAGTATTCAATTGGCCAGGCAAAGAAACAAACAGAGGCTGTACTATGACGGACGTATTTTCATTAGGAAAGAATATCTTTAAGTCCAGTAAAGATCCGCTTAATCAAAAAGGTAATAATATGACAGAACAGGCTTTAGCATTGAAGAAAAATTTCTTTAAATTCAACATTAGAGACATGGGAACTCTAATTGGTCTGGTGATAATTTTTGCCGTGTTTGCGTGTTTATCACCTGTATTTTTAACTACCCCAAATCTTATAAATATTATGCAGCAGTCAGCGATAAATGCCATTGTTGCTTTGGGTATGACCTTGGTTATTATCTCTGCAGGAATTGATTTGTCTGTAGGTCCTGTTGCAGCTTTATCAGCTGTAGTCTGTGCATCTTTGATGGTGGCAGGTGTTCCTGTTGTAGTGGCTCTGGCAGGTGCTCTGATTATTGGTGGCTTATATGGTGTATTTAATGGTTTACTGATTGCTTATGCCGGACTTCAGCCATTTATTGTTACCTTAGGCGGTTTATCCCTATGCCGTGCTCTGGCTTTAATCTACACTGGCGGTAATCCAATTTTCGGTATTCCAGCTTCTTTCAGAGCATTTATCAATGGCTCATTCCTTGGAATTCCAACCCCAATTGTAATTGCCGCTCTGATTGCTATCCTGTTATGGGTTATTCTGAATAAAACTCCTTTAGGTGAGTATATTTTTGCAATTGGTGGAAATGAGGAAGCCGCACGTGTATGTGGTGTTCCTGTAAGAAAGACCAAGATTGCTGTATATGTTATTTCTGGTGTTTTAGCTTCAATTGCAGCTTTGATTCTTGTAGGTCGATTAGGTGCTGCTGATCCTACTCTAGGAAATCTCTGGGAGATGAATGCAATTGCAGCGGCCGCAATCGGAGGCGCTTCTCTTATGGGAGGAAAGGGAAGCATTTTTGGAACAATTCTTGGTGCAATTATTCTTGGTACTCTAATCAATGGCTTCACATTACTGAATATTCAGTCTTTCTACCAGCTACTGGCAACAGGTATAATTATCATTGTCGCAATGTTGGTTGATAGAGCTACTAGAGGAAAATAATTAAAAGGAGTTACGATTATGGCAATGATGGATCCAAGAACTATAGGCGCTCATATCAGAATGAAGAGACCTCTTCTGTCGGGGCTGGAACTTAAAGTGCTTGATAAAATCATTGCCAGAGATGAATTTTCCGAAGAAACTTCCATAAAAGAAATTGCTCTAGAAAATCAGGTTTCAGAGGCAATGATTGTAAAAATAGCAAAGAAACTTGATTTTTCAGGGTACCGTGAGTTCCGCTCTAATCTTGTTCTATACAGACAGCTTGAAGTTTCAAGAATGTTTCAGGATTTAAGTGCCGATGATGATATGGAGAATCTTGTAACTAAGGTTTTCAGAAACTCTATTCAGGCACTTGAAGAAACCATGGCAATTCTTGATATTCAGGCAATGAAAAAATGTGCGGATTTGTTGGCAACCAGAAAAAAAATTCTTCTTTTTGGTCTTGGTGGCTCGGCTCAGATTGCGTTCGATTTTTCTCACAAACTTCTACGTATTGGTATTGGTTCTTATGTACTTAATGATTCGCATATGATGCTCATGTCTGCAGCTCTTTGCGATGTAGATAGTGTTGTGATAGGAATAAGCCATTCAGGGCATACTTCAGATGTTGTTGAAGCACTGAAACTGGCAAGATCAAATGGAGCAAGAACTATTGCCATAACAAATTATGCTGGTTCTCCTATCTGCAGTTATGCTGATATTGTGCTTAATTCAACGTCAAGAGGCGGTACTTTACTTGGAGAAAATGCAGCATCACGAATTGCTCAGTTAAACATTCTTGATGTTTTGTATGTAGCTATAGCTCAGAAGGATCACAAAAAATCAGAGGAAAATTTATCTAGGACAATCGCAGCTATTGGAAATAAACGCGTATAACTGGTTTGTATTATGAAAAAAATAGTTGTTGCAGGAAGTCTAAATTACGACATTTTTGTTGAGGCTCCTAGAAGACCTTTAAAAGGTGAAACTTTAACTGGTTACAAATGGTATCCAAAATTTGGAGGTAAAGGCGGTAATCAGGCTTTATCTGCAGCCAAATGCGGTTGTAACGTTATTATGGTAGGTGCCTTAGGTAACGATAGCTTTGGTAAATCCATGCGTAATGTTTTAACTTCGCATAAGGTTGATACTTCTTATCTTCAGAACTGTGAAAAAACAGGCTCAGGTATTTCTGTTGCTATCATGGATGATGATGGCGACTACGGAGCTGTTATTGTTGGTGGTGCAAACGTTCAGATTGATAATAGCGTTTTTTCGAATGAGACTCTATGGAAGGACGTAGGAATGCTAATCCTGCAGAATGAAGTTGCTGAAGAAACAAATCTTATTGCCGCAAGAGAAGCAAAAAAACGTGGAATAAAAGTCTGCATAAATGCTGCTCCAGTTAAGGTTATGAATCCTGAACTCCTCAAAATGATAGATATCCTTGTGGTAAATGAAGTAGAAGCGACATCTATATGTAAAATCAAGGTTGATAGCTTACATTCTGCATTGGATGCCTGCTTACAGCTTGTAAAAGATTTCCCTTATGTTGTGGTTACTGCAGGCGGTAATGGAGTTGCATATGCAGCATCAGATGGATCTAAAGGAACGGTAGAAGCTCTTAAGATTACACTGATTAGTACACATGGGGCTGGTGATTGCTTTGTTGGAGCTCTATGTTCAAGACTTGTAAACAACGAATCTATTGCTGAGTCAGTGATTTTTGCAAATAAAATTGCAGCAGAACATGTATCAACAACCCACGAAGATCTTGTCTTAAACTAGTCTATATCATTAGTAAACTCTATTTGGCTCTATTTTCGGAGCCTTTTTTTTGTTTACCTTAATCTCTCTGGAAAAAATTTCCATGCAATAAATTTTTGTAACTACTCAGAACGGTAGCACGCAAAAAAATTGTTTTGAGTATTTTGACTGACTTTTACAGTCAGATTGTTCTTTTAGAATTTACATTGTGAATTGTCTCACATTCCTAATCAAAATGCTTTTTTCTTTGCATTTACCAGGAATAGCCCATATTGCTCATATAACGCGAATACAGCGATGTTGTTTTGAAGTGCTTTGTTTTGTCATTTTGACTGCTAATCGATCTGTAGCGATCTGCTCAGATCCTTCTCGATCATTTTGAAGCACATGGTGTACCTCTGATTTCTATGACGAAAAGTGCTGAAATTCAGGATGTTATAATTACATCAGTAATAATAACAATTGGGAATTTGCTGTGGATTTAAAGGAACTGAAAAAGCAGGTAGACAAAATAACATTGGAGCTTAAGAACAAAGCTTCAGACGAACTGTCGCCTTTAATTGAATCACAGTCAGTTCTGATAAATGTAATTTTGGAAATGAGCACAGGTATTCTAGCTCAGAATGAAAGACTTACAGCAACGATAACTGATTTGCAGGAAAACATAAAAGAGCTGCGCGGACAGTTGAATATGGATTCCCATAACAGTTCAAAACCACCATCAAGTGACGGTTATAAGAAGCCAAATAAGGCAAGAAGTCTGAGAAAGCCAACAGGCAGAAAGCCAGGTGGGCAGAAATGACACAGTGGAGCGAACATGGAGGTACCTCATAAGCCTGATGAGGTAAAGAAACATCAGCCCAATAAATGTATGATCTGCCCTCATTTTGCCTCATGCGCTGCAAACGGAAAGGTATTTGAGAGAAGCCTTAGAGGCCTAGTTAACATTAGCAAAAATAGTAAACGGGCGGTATTGAATCCCCTGGCTTCAGCCATGGGGAGCAGGTCAATTTTGTAGAGTAGACATCAATGTCAACATGTATTATCTTATTATACAGAAACGACCTTTCTATGTATGCGGTAAATCCGTATCTGTTGATTTCTTACATATACAGTTTACACGTTAAATCCACGATTCTACATTCGCGTAGGTTGCTTCATATCGTCTAAAATCTAAACATCAGAAGTCTCTTCAAAAAGCAATTAAAAGGCGTTCAATATGAAGGATTCAATTGTATTTTTTGCTCCAAATTCAAGAATAGCGGCTTTAGCTACAAATGCCATCTCTCAGTTAAATCTTTCAATTCCTGTTGAAGAAGCTATTGACTATGAGGCTGTGGAGCTTCTGCACAAGTATCCTTCATGCAAAATTGCTATCAGTAGAAGTGGTACAGCTGATCTGCTTCGCGGTGTAAAGGGAATATCTGTTGTTGATATAACAGCCTCATATTATGAGATCCAAAAGGGGATCAGTAACCTAGTGGATAAGCACTGCAAGAACATCAGTGTGATTAGTCAGTCTAACTTCATCGGACTTACTCATGCAGAGTTTAGTCTTGGTGATGTAAAGGTAACACTCAATCCCTGTAAAAATACAGAAGATATAATTTCAACCGTTGAACGTCGTGTGTATAGCGGAGCTGACGGTGTACTAGGCTGTGTTCTGGCAATTGAAACAGCAAAATCTTATAACGTGATTGTAGAACCTCTTGAATCAGATTTTTTCTCTGTAAAAAGGGTAATTCTGCAGGCTTTGGAAATGCTTGGATACCTAAATATCAGTCAGAAGAATTTTGAGTGTATGGAGACAGTTCTGGATAATATTGATGAAGGTGTGATTTTCTTTGATTCAGAAAACAATCCTGCTATATACAACGAATCTGCCTTAAAACTGATGCAGCCTGAATCCAAGGAGCAGTGGTTTCATAAGCTTGAAGAACATATGAATAGGGCAAACAGTGTTCCGAGAGTAGTAAGCCTCAACCAGAACAAGGTGCTGTTCCGTAATATTCCTTTATCTGGAAATGAGTTTATTTCGGGAGACAAGCCTAGCAGTAATGTGGTCATAATGCAGGACAGTACTGCAATCGAGGAATCTGCTAAGAATATTAAGATTTCAACATATGAAAAAGGTCTTTTTGCCCGCCGTTCCTTTAAGGATATAAGATTTGAATCTCTGGTAATGGATGATGCAGTGGCTCTGGCTAAACGCTTTTCCAATTCTGATTCTACTGTAATGCTTTTTGGTGAAACCGGTGTGGGTAAGGAAGGTTTTGCCCAGAGTATTCATAACAATTCTCCACGTGCTAAAAAGCCATTCGTGTCGGTCAACTGTGCCTCTCTTCCTCAGGGACTGGTAGCTTCAGAACTGTTCGGTTATGCAGAAGGCGCTTTTACCGGTGCCCGCAGTTCCGGA includes:
- a CDS encoding ABC transporter permease, translating into MTDVFSLGKNIFKSSKDPLNQKGNNMTEQALALKKNFFKFNIRDMGTLIGLVIIFAVFACLSPVFLTTPNLINIMQQSAINAIVALGMTLVIISAGIDLSVGPVAALSAVVCASLMVAGVPVVVALAGALIIGGLYGVFNGLLIAYAGLQPFIVTLGGLSLCRALALIYTGGNPIFGIPASFRAFINGSFLGIPTPIVIAALIAILLWVILNKTPLGEYIFAIGGNEEAARVCGVPVRKTKIAVYVISGVLASIAALILVGRLGAADPTLGNLWEMNAIAAAAIGGASLMGGKGSIFGTILGAIILGTLINGFTLLNIQSFYQLLATGIIIIVAMLVDRATRGK
- a CDS encoding MurR/RpiR family transcriptional regulator — translated: MAMMDPRTIGAHIRMKRPLLSGLELKVLDKIIARDEFSEETSIKEIALENQVSEAMIVKIAKKLDFSGYREFRSNLVLYRQLEVSRMFQDLSADDDMENLVTKVFRNSIQALEETMAILDIQAMKKCADLLATRKKILLFGLGGSAQIAFDFSHKLLRIGIGSYVLNDSHMMLMSAALCDVDSVVIGISHSGHTSDVVEALKLARSNGARTIAITNYAGSPICSYADIVLNSTSRGGTLLGENAASRIAQLNILDVLYVAIAQKDHKKSEENLSRTIAAIGNKRV
- a CDS encoding ribokinase, yielding MKKIVVAGSLNYDIFVEAPRRPLKGETLTGYKWYPKFGGKGGNQALSAAKCGCNVIMVGALGNDSFGKSMRNVLTSHKVDTSYLQNCEKTGSGISVAIMDDDGDYGAVIVGGANVQIDNSVFSNETLWKDVGMLILQNEVAEETNLIAAREAKKRGIKVCINAAPVKVMNPELLKMIDILVVNEVEATSICKIKVDSLHSALDACLQLVKDFPYVVVTAGGNGVAYAASDGSKGTVEALKITLISTHGAGDCFVGALCSRLVNNESIAESVIFANKIAAEHVSTTHEDLVLN
- a CDS encoding DUF6444 domain-containing protein, whose protein sequence is MDLKELKKQVDKITLELKNKASDELSPLIESQSVLINVILEMSTGILAQNERLTATITDLQENIKELRGQLNMDSHNSSKPPSSDGYKKPNKARSLRKPTGRKPGGQK
- a CDS encoding sigma 54-interacting transcriptional regulator, producing MKDSIVFFAPNSRIAALATNAISQLNLSIPVEEAIDYEAVELLHKYPSCKIAISRSGTADLLRGVKGISVVDITASYYEIQKGISNLVDKHCKNISVISQSNFIGLTHAEFSLGDVKVTLNPCKNTEDIISTVERRVYSGADGVLGCVLAIETAKSYNVIVEPLESDFFSVKRVILQALEMLGYLNISQKNFECMETVLDNIDEGVIFFDSENNPAIYNESALKLMQPESKEQWFHKLEEHMNRANSVPRVVSLNQNKVLFRNIPLSGNEFISGDKPSSNVVIMQDSTAIEESAKNIKISTYEKGLFARRSFKDIRFESLVMDDAVALAKRFSNSDSTVMLFGETGVGKEGFAQSIHNNSPRAKKPFVSVNCASLPQGLVASELFGYAEGAFTGARSSGKKGLFELAQGGTIFLDEITEIPLEVQSQFLRVIQEREVMRIGDDRIIPLDIRIICASNKRILPLCEKGLFRYDLYYRLNVLQLTIPPLRERGRDVLVLFKTFMAEFLHKNEDEIKFDDDVKSVLMSYSWPGNVRELRNFAEAMSFYGDEIKSSNVLNILNHDKEVISSDTDNSNHSLNFKDNMPLSEIEREYYRYMLERHSNAEVAKLAGISRTSLWRKLKTLGLSDQ